The region ATTTTATTAGAAAACTAGTAAACAAGATGAACTAAGACACGAAAACCTAGCCTAGAAGTCCTACACTCGAAAACTCGCCTCGAACTACTTCGACCGCATGGCGAAAAAAAGTACACAGttaattgacagctgtcactaTCAAAGGGCAACGTAATGTAAACGTAataatgtcacgcaatctctTCTGAAcaactacaatgacctcgtcacgtacggtattaaacgacctgtgtatatctaactcgcaACGACGCACTCGCGACCAATTTCTTGCTGGAGCTAAAGTTTCTAATGCACCTgtcaattgaaacccccacCCCAGGGAAGTATGGGGCATTAGCCTTGGAgtagaaaaaaaatgtgataatgCCCCATATACATGCGCCCTGTTTTCTTTGTAAACCCCAAGTAAAGTGAAaaaattcccccacccctgggACAAACCATGTCAAATGATGCCCCAACCAACCTTCAGACCCTGCTGCATGCCCCACACAGCCACTCTCCCTCTGGCACGTTCTCCCTTGTAATTTCAGCGCAGGAAAAGTGGTACCATTTAAACTTGCAATTCTGCTCTTGAGCTCTCAGTTTAattggaaaaaatataaatcaacAAAATACGTTAATGTCGTCCATCTTGAAACCGCCTTTGGGGATGAGAAAGCACATGGATACTACTCACTCGCCTCAGTCCTCGCTCGTCCACAAATGTCAAAACCTTACTAATCCCCCACCACACGGGCAAAACTGAtgcaacaaaaaacaacaaatcccCCACCCCATCGGACACAAAAAGGTGCCAAAACCCTTAGTAACCCCCATCAATGCCCCATACTTCTCCGGGATAggcggggggagggggtgggggtttcaattgacaggtgcataatgttacctcacttttaagggattgtaggaaaggggcatgtctgtaaaagtgaagccaggtaagcgttttttgtaagtgaatttatccagacactttgcaaatagactggaagagtgactgcaatttgtgttagacgattagctttaattatattcgaaatttcttaaaggttcaaaacgattctcaagtagtgtcacgacagatgttgtaGTTgcttttaaagagaccgataagttcttttttcttcagaaaatattaaagcccaaacaggtgggttatagtactactgaatggaactacaaagcttgcttgtatcctgatttaattagcgcttcattactacgggccacagacatgatacgttgaacgagttgaacaaaggagataaacttaacattgcagtttggaccaaaaagatgcaattttgcattgtgatttaccggcaagagatgtgttgttaggtaagtaaagagttttcgcagcggctctattgtccgtaattttcaagacttcttccaagaaatttataaccgctgtcggaccactatctgatcggtcctaaaacaatcacataaaaatttcttattaacggcaagtcttctcggtgacaattaacttcagagtctcttttaaccataacttggaaggaaaaaagataatcgaaattaaatggctgatttttgcagacacgctttgttgaaactttaactgGAAGTGGcttggttagccatcttctcctaagtttttttcttagtaaaaaacctcaaccttagtatttttttcctgatattactaaactaagggctgaactttgcagggatactaagacctcaagatatacaACATgcgcatggaaaatatttggtctgaaaaacaggccatttccggttgcttcccatatgcttcaaatatgaccaagttgtgataacagccacaggctagcgaaaaatttccatgagctaatgttctcacccataaaagcctaaggatagggctttaccaagatggttttgtttttgcctgaaattaatttcatgttgctaaaagagagatttaaaagtggccaaaattgcactgaaaatcagcctctggggacccctgaggggctgatatccagaactcggctaaaaaaaagtcgttgaagctgaaactttggcatattacataagtcgacgtaagtactttgtgtaccaattttaagcgaaatcggccgaccttcatttccaagtctgccccggtctctcaggcagaagctcttaaggcAATTAGTaatttaagagatatttgggatcaaagttggctaAGGTTTATGCTAAttaaatgaattattaatgaggtTGAGAAGCCATAATCTGACACAAATGGAAGTATAAACCGAATTGGtttgaaaatggaagaaaaatttaaatcacaacaaaatacagaacaatgtgGACTTAATTTcagggttgcctatggcaaacccagtcgaggtctgcgtttagtttgtttgttttatttattttattttattttattttattttttttattaatttttttttttccgtgtcggtaaaagtcttgcctgtcactcccctggtaagtggtgtctttgtaaatagagccttctgcgcgtatttttttaggatcgagagggtagtggaactgcgtaaatttatctggtggacacaatagaatcatcaacttagcctgcaatggcatcgaaagtcatgtaacacgaatggcgttttagtggatccttaaacaaaatatacccttatggagctcaataatggaaagtcagttggataaactagacaggcggtgaaataccaacacctggaatctcaaaagcgacgagtactggacttcgacaacaatctatcgcccgtcgagacgaaatcaaagtgagctgtatttacctgaagtacatggtaatttgacgtgattgagtttcttgtcttcacgcacgcaatgaaatagaccttttcaagGTTAACACCGCCATTTTGCCGGGGGTGCAAAACTACTGGGGCGAGCGCGCGGCCGAGCATGAAATGCATATGGCGACACGGCTGAATAATCTGTTAACATGCCAAAACACGCTCGTTGTGCGGTAGGTTTTTGCGATAATGATAAAAGATATCCTGACCTTGCTTTTGTCAGATCACATGTGGAGAATTTAGTATATCACAAGTGGCCAACCGACCCTAAACTTGCCGAAATGTGGCGAAAACAAGTGGCGAAGACTCGAAGTGATTCCTTCAATCCTTCCCCTGGTGCTAGTGGGACTTTCGTGTGTTCAAATCATTTCCCATGTGGATGAAGAACTCCTGAAAACCCTAAAACAGATTTTCCGTCTATTTTTATGACTGTTTCGGATTACCTGCAGAAAAAATCACCCAAGAAAAGGAAAGCGAACAAGTTACAAGAAGCTGGTTCTGCAAGAAGCCTGTTCCCTAGCTCCAAGGAGTCAAAGCAGGATCCTGAGGAGAGTGATAGTGATGATGAAGAAATGGAAGCAGATGCAGATTACTCCGTTTCAGTTCCAATGCAATTGGAACAGTTGACAAGAGAAATGGAAGTAAAAGTCTACACTGGTCTGCCATCACCGAAAGCATTCGAGTTCTTGTTCGATTATTTGAGCCCAAAGGCTCGGTTTATGCAATATTGGAGGGgtggaaaacaaacaagaaaagaatcgTCTCAACCTCCCTCTCCTTTTGAGTTAGAAACTGGCTATCTCAAAGGAAGACCTGGGCCAGAGAGGAAGCTTCGACTTGAACAGGAGTTTTTACTGACTCTTATGAAACTAAGACTAGCTCTTCTAACTTTTGATTTGGGGTTCAGGTTCCATGTGTCAGCTTCCACTGTCAGTAGTGTTTTTATAACTTGGGTTAAGCTCATGTCCAAGGAACTCTCCGTTTTAATTGTGTGGCCTAGTCGACAACAGATCAAGAAAACCCTCCCATactgttttaaaatgctttATCCCAAAGTAAGATGTGTAATTGACTATTTTGAGTGCTTCACAGAAACTCCAAGTGGACTTGACCTGGCAGCAACACTATGGAGTGAGTACAAGCACCACTACACTTTCAAAGTCCTTGTTGCCATCACCCCAAATGGAGCAATTTCATATG is a window of Montipora foliosa isolate CH-2021 chromosome 5, ASM3666993v2, whole genome shotgun sequence DNA encoding:
- the LOC138002316 gene encoding uncharacterized protein; amino-acid sequence: MTVSDYLQKKSPKKRKANKLQEAGSARSLFPSSKESKQDPEESDSDDEEMEADADYSVSVPMQLEQLTREMEVKVYTGLPSPKAFEFLFDYLSPKARFMQYWRGGKQTRKESSQPPSPFELETGYLKGRPGPERKLRLEQEFLLTLMKLRLALLTFDLGFRFHVSASTVSSVFITWVKLMSKELSVLIVWPSRQQIKKTLPYCFKMLYPKVRCVIDYFECFTETPSGLDLAATLWSEYKHHYTFKVLVAITPNGAISYVSPCYGGRASDIFVVRNSGFLKMIEPYDEVMADRGFKIREDLMMHMATLCIPPSCASSMQMLPGDVRETSNIANVRIYVEQAIGRLKVFLILKNELPITLLPLADDIVRVCCALCNLLPPLCV